The segment ATCTGTGGGCTTAAGTTTGATGAGCTGTCTTTTGGTAGGCACCGATTCTGTCTACAACCTGCTGTTCAGTTTGTTGATTGCCTCTTCTTACGCGTTTTACCTCATCACCCAACGGCTGCTCAAAGACTACGACAAGACTGTGTTGCTCACCTTGCAACTGCTATTAGCCTTTACGTTCATTGGGCCGAGTTACCCATGGTTTGTGGGCGCAGACGCGCAGCCAATCACCGGCCATTTTGTAGGGCAGATTGTATTGCTGAGCTGGCTCTTTACAGTAATTCCTTTGTTTCTGAACCTGTATGCCCTGAAAGAACTGAAATCTGCTACCGTGGGCGTACTCATGTACCTGAACCCGATTATCAATTTCACCATGGCGTTCCTGTACTTCGGGGAAGTGGCTAGCCAGCAGAAGGTGATTGCATATGCGGTTATTTTTGCTTCGGTGGTGTTGTACAACCTACCTATCGGGAAGAAGAAGGCAGTTCCTGCTACTGCTTGATTCTTCGCCCGTGCAACTTTTAGGCATCCGTCAGGCTCTTCTAATAAACCTTAGGCCAAACTAAAACCAGTCTCCTGATGAAAAGAAAACTCTTTCCTCTGTTCTTTTTGGCCCTGGCTTTTGGCTGCACCCGTCCAGATCTGATCTCGCCAGAGGAAGAGGAGGCCATTGTAGAAGCCCGAACCAAGGGCGCCACCATCCTGACAGTAAACAAGCCCACGCACATTGGGGGTTTATTGGTGAACCTGCAGAAAATAGAAGACAGCCGCTGCCCGAAGGATGTGACGTGCTTCTGGTATGGAAACGCAGCAGCTACTTTTCAGTTAAAGGATGCCCAAGGCATCAGCATCAGCCAACGTCTGTACTTGGGGGAACCTTTGCCAACTCTTGATAACCGTGGCTTCCGGACAGCAGACACCGTAGTGGTGCAGCTTGGAGACAAACCCTAACGGTTAATTTTGAGCGACGTACAGCCGTACCCTGATTTCAACAACCCTTCTCCCAGCGAGAAGAAAGCAATGATCTCCGTGTTGGCGTTGTAAGTTCTACCCTATCCCTCTAAATCAGAAAACCCGCAGCATGCTGCGGGTTTTCTGATTTAGAGGGTTCTACTAGCAATGGACGATCCGTTTTTTAGTTACTTTTATAAAATAGCCTCAAATCAAAGAGCCAATCTTCGTTTGCCGTTATGGAAAATAGGCAAAGAGTTCAGCTCATCCTTTTCCAGAAGTATTTTACTTCCAAGCCCCTCAGTATAAAGCAAATTTAATAATTTCAGCCACCCACAAGTCTTACCCTAGCTGCCACCTAACTTTTATTGTCTCATGAAGAAGTCTTGGTTTAGAAGTCTGCTTTTCCTTTGTATTGCTGTTCTTCCCCTTTCCTGCGCGCAGGACAATTCTCCGGCTTCGGCTATTCAGGCTCCTGAGGTTTCGACGAAGGCCATTAAAGTAGAAGTGCGAAAAGAGGACGGTCGTTTTCAATTATACAGAGGCGGAAAACCCTACTTCATTAAAGGTGCCGGCGGGAACCGTTATATGGACCGATTGGCAGCATACGGCGGTAACTCCATTAGAACCTGGAGCACTCATTATGGGCAACAAATACTGGACGAGGCGCACAACCACGGCTTGACGGTGACCATGGGCTTGGATGTGGCACGCGAACGGCACGGCTTTGACTATAATAACACTGAGGCGGTGGCCAAACAACTCGCCAAACTCCGCGAAGAGGTGATGAAGTACAAAGATCATCCGGCTTTGCTGGTGTGGGGCATCGGGAATGAACTGAATCTAAGCTACTCCAATCCCAAAGTTTGGGATGCGGTAAATGATATCGCCAAGATGATTCATGAAGTAGATCCCAACCATCCGACCAGCACTATGCTGGCGGGTCTCAACAAAAAGGAAGTAGACTACATCAAAGCGCAGGCTCCGGCAATAGACCTGTTGTCCATCAATGCCTACGGCGATCTACCTTCTATTCCGGGCAAGGTTAGGGAGTTTGGCTGGGAGGGCGCCTACATGATTACGGAGTGGGGACCAACTGGCCATTGGGAAAGACCACAAACCCCCTGGAAAGCCTCAGTGGAGGAAACCAGTTCTGAGAAAGCCGCTGTGTACCGCAGCCGCTATGAGGCTACCATGAAAAAAGACAGTGAGCGCTGCCTGGGTTCCTATGTGTTCCTTTGGGGACAGAAGCAGGAAAGAACGCCCACCTGGTACGGCCTCTTCACCGAGCAAGGCGAAGAATCTGAAGTAGTAGATGTCATGCACTATCTCTGGTCAGGCCAATGGCCCCAGAACCTGGCCCCGCACCTCAGCTACCTGCACCTGGACGGGAAAAAAGCCACGGACAACATCTACCTGAAACCCAACCAAAGTTACCCTATCCAGACCGAGGTCACCGATCCGGATCAGGATGCACTCACCTACCGCTGGGAGTTACTGCCTGAAAGCACTGACCTCAAAGAAGGCGGCGATGCCGAAAACAGACCCAGTGCTATCTCTGGCCTTTTACAAGACAGAGGCAAAGGGAAGGCGACGTTAGAGGCTCCGGAAAAGGAAGGTGCTTACCGGCTGTTTGTGTATGCGTATGACGGAAAAAACAACGTAGCCACGGCCAACACTCCTTTTTTTGTAAAACAGTAAAACCTTCTTTACGCTCGTTTTCTGAATAGATGGTTCGAAACGATAATCTTTAGCCAACCGTCTTTGCCTTAACAAGAGAAAGCCTCCGGGTATTTGGGCAGTTTTTATGAAAACGGCCCAAATACCCGGAGGCTTTTTTGATTCCTGATAGGGGCTTCTTTGCGAAAACGTCATTTTGCTAGTGTCTACTACCCACTTCTAGTTAGTTGTCAAAACCAGCCCCTTGTTCTCTGCACGTCATTCCTGAGCAGTTGGGGTATTCTTAACAATATCCTACTTCATCCTGCTGCTACTTTTAAAATGGGTGAAATAGAATTTATTCAGCTTCTTCTTCCAAACTACTGCTGCTCTCGTCTACCTACTAACAGGACATCTGGCTCATTCACCAGTGAGCATTCTACCATCAATAAGCTAATTGTCAGTTCTTTGCCTCTTTATAGACCGCAACCTAACCTCAGCTAAAACTCAGAACCTGCCACTTATCCTCCCAACAGGACGGCTTTAGCATATGTAAGTATTAGTGGAAATGTATCACTACCGTACCACCCGACACATTACAACAGAGCGAACTTACCAGAGCAGCAAATACGAAGACAGGACCATTGCAACCCTTGCATAAATACAAATATGTCAATCTTACACTTAAAAATAATAGCAAACTTGACGAAAAAATATTTACAGGCCATTCTTTTTACAAAAAGTCCATTTAAAGCATTTAGAGCCCCATTTTTGCCCATTTGCTGTACTGCTGATAGTACCTAAACGTCATTTTGATGTAGTTGTGAAAAACTAGGCTTTGGTTATGATTTTAACAAATTTATATATTAGAGTTCCAAAAACTGGCCATTTTTAACAAAACCGCATTTATGAAGAACAAACTACTCACTTTTCTACTCTTACACTTGTGTGGAGTAGCATTTGCTCAGTCCACAATTACCGGCCGGGTAACCTCGGCTCGTGGCGGAGAGCCCCTACCAGGCGTGAGCGTGGTAGTAAAAGGTACCACCGCAGGTAGTACCACAGACGTGGATGGTAGATACCAATTGCAAGCCCCTGCTAATGCCGGCACCCTGGTGGTTAGCTACATCGGGTTTGTAAACCAGGAGTTGCCCATCAATGGACGCACCACAATAGATGTCACTCTACAGGAAGATCAACAGGCCTTGGAAGAAGTAGTGGTGGTTGGATACGGTACCCAGCAGAAGAGTTTGGTAACGGGCGCAATCTCCTCCGTGAAAGCTGAGGAAATTGCCACGGTATCTTCCAGCCGGGTAGAACAGGCCCTCCAGGGCCGTACAGCCGGCGTTACCGTATTACCCGCTTCCGGTTCACCAGGTGCTGGCATGCGCGTACGGGTAAGAGGTACGGGTTCCAATGCCAACTCAGAGCCTCTGTACATTGTAGACGGAGTTAGAGCAGGCGGTATTGAATACCTTGACCCTTCAGAAATTGCCTCTATTGAAGTACTGAAAGATGCAGCATCTGCCGCCATCTACGGAGCAGAAGGTGCTAACGGGGTTGTGATCATCACTACCAAAACAGGGAAGCCAAACTCATCAGAGGTTAGCTACAACTTCCAATACGGCAGACAGTCTGTAGGCAGATTAATGCCGATGATGAACGCCCAACAGTACCAGCAATACCTGCAAGAGTCTAACTCTCCGGGCAGGCCAACCGCTGCTGAGGCTGCTGCCGTAGGCGAAGGCACCAACTGGTTTGAAGAAGTTTTCCAATCAGCGCCACAACAACACCATTCTTTAAGCTTTAGCGGAGGTTCTGATAAATCAACCTTCTTAGTAAGTGGTAACTACTTCACCCAGGAAGGTATTCTGGGCGGCGACAAAGCAAGATTTAACCGCTACACCGTCCGCATCAACACAGACCACAAAATCAAATCTTGGTTGACCATTGGCGAGAAATTCTCTTACTCTAACTTCAACCGCAGAGGTGTTGCCGAAAATGATGAATTTGGTGGTTTGATCAGTAGTGCGCTTTCCCTTGATCCTCTGACTCCTGTTATCTACACAGGTGCTCTTCCGGCGCACGTAACCGCTGCTATTAACGCGGGTCGTCCATTGGTGCGTGATGAAAACGGAAACTACTATGGTATCTCTAACTTCATCAGAGGTGAATATGGTAACCCATTGGCCAGAATCTCCTTGGCCAGAGGCCAGACTACGCAAAACAAGGTGGTAGGTAACCTGTATGCCAACTTTGACATTCTGCCAGGCCTGAAGTTCACCACCCAGTTTGGGGTGGACGGAGCATTCCAAAGACAGCATAACTGGACTCCCACCTTCTGGTTCTCCAGTGAAAGCCAGAACTCAGTTGCGAACGGTTCAGACTCCCAGAACAACTGGTTTACCATGCAGTGGGAAAACTATGCTACCTACCAAAAACAATTTGGTGACCATGGCTTCACCTTCTTAGCCGGTACTTCTGCTGTGAAGCGGATGTGGAATTACATTGGAGGAAGCTATTCTGGCCTCTTCAAAGAGGAAGAAAGATTCTCTTACGCAGACACCACGCCAGACAACCTTGACAGAATTGGTAGTAACTCCAATGCGAGCACCCTGGCCTCTTATTACGGAAGGCTTTCTTATGACTTCGCGGGCAAGTATCTATTGAACGCCACGGTAAGAAGAGATGGTTCTTCTCTGTTTGCTCCTGAAAGAGCATGGGGCACGTTCCCATCGTTGTCTTTAGGCTGGGTGGTGTCTAACGAAGATTTCTTCCCAAGCACCAGAATCAACCACTTGAAACTACGTGCCAGCTGGGGCCAGAACGGCTCTCTATCCGCTGCCCGTATTGGGGACTGGGTATCAGCAGTAACGGTAATAGGCCGTTATCCAGATGCTTCTGGTAATTACCT is part of the Rufibacter tibetensis genome and harbors:
- a CDS encoding SusC/RagA family TonB-linked outer membrane protein, with amino-acid sequence MKNKLLTFLLLHLCGVAFAQSTITGRVTSARGGEPLPGVSVVVKGTTAGSTTDVDGRYQLQAPANAGTLVVSYIGFVNQELPINGRTTIDVTLQEDQQALEEVVVVGYGTQQKSLVTGAISSVKAEEIATVSSSRVEQALQGRTAGVTVLPASGSPGAGMRVRVRGTGSNANSEPLYIVDGVRAGGIEYLDPSEIASIEVLKDAASAAIYGAEGANGVVIITTKTGKPNSSEVSYNFQYGRQSVGRLMPMMNAQQYQQYLQESNSPGRPTAAEAAAVGEGTNWFEEVFQSAPQQHHSLSFSGGSDKSTFLVSGNYFTQEGILGGDKARFNRYTVRINTDHKIKSWLTIGEKFSYSNFNRRGVAENDEFGGLISSALSLDPLTPVIYTGALPAHVTAAINAGRPLVRDENGNYYGISNFIRGEYGNPLARISLARGQTTQNKVVGNLYANFDILPGLKFTTQFGVDGAFQRQHNWTPTFWFSSESQNSVANGSDSQNNWFTMQWENYATYQKQFGDHGFTFLAGTSAVKRMWNYIGGSYSGLFKEEERFSYADTTPDNLDRIGSNSNASTLASYYGRLSYDFAGKYLLNATVRRDGSSLFAPERAWGTFPSLSLGWVVSNEDFFPSTRINHLKLRASWGQNGSLSAARIGDWVSAVTVIGRYPDASGNYLVGAAPTTLPNRDLTWETSEQLDFGLDLALFNNRLTFTADFFNKDTKDLITPGVAPGFVGASLPFVNGGNVRNRGWEFELGYRNDAAKGFQYEVSGNITTIKNEVTYLNPNVSEIPGASVGTGWSATVFKEGFPIWYLRGYKTDGIFQTQEEISQYLARTGITGYSPKPGDPIVVDTNGDKQISPADYAMIGNPHPDVIFGARVNLAYKGFDILAFVQGQLGNDVILGFSRTDRPTANKPAFFFEDRWTGPGSTNTGFAPTTTNAYVYNSDLMVFDGSYARVRQLQFGYTLPNALTSRLKVKNARMYVSLDNYFTFTDYPGLDPEAGSNSANSLGIDRGTYPVPRLAMFGLNFNF
- a CDS encoding EamA family transporter codes for the protein MKFSRYHIAAISAFLIWGFIPFPLKALTAFPSSQILYFRILISVLTLLLISSTTRREQWRQTFAMYKSHSPILKRRFILFTLMGGALLTINWLAFIYVVNHVDIQTGSFSYLLCPILTAALGFLILHEHLRVNQWVSVGLSLMSCLLVGTDSVYNLLFSLLIASSYAFYLITQRLLKDYDKTVLLTLQLLLAFTFIGPSYPWFVGADAQPITGHFVGQIVLLSWLFTVIPLFLNLYALKELKSATVGVLMYLNPIINFTMAFLYFGEVASQQKVIAYAVIFASVVLYNLPIGKKKAVPATA
- a CDS encoding glycoside hydrolase family 2 TIM barrel-domain containing protein; its protein translation is MKKSWFRSLLFLCIAVLPLSCAQDNSPASAIQAPEVSTKAIKVEVRKEDGRFQLYRGGKPYFIKGAGGNRYMDRLAAYGGNSIRTWSTHYGQQILDEAHNHGLTVTMGLDVARERHGFDYNNTEAVAKQLAKLREEVMKYKDHPALLVWGIGNELNLSYSNPKVWDAVNDIAKMIHEVDPNHPTSTMLAGLNKKEVDYIKAQAPAIDLLSINAYGDLPSIPGKVREFGWEGAYMITEWGPTGHWERPQTPWKASVEETSSEKAAVYRSRYEATMKKDSERCLGSYVFLWGQKQERTPTWYGLFTEQGEESEVVDVMHYLWSGQWPQNLAPHLSYLHLDGKKATDNIYLKPNQSYPIQTEVTDPDQDALTYRWELLPESTDLKEGGDAENRPSAISGLLQDRGKGKATLEAPEKEGAYRLFVYAYDGKNNVATANTPFFVKQ